A single region of the Microbulbifer sp. MKSA007 genome encodes:
- a CDS encoding FtsX-like permease family protein produces MFFKLAWQSLMQRKGSVSLAVLSVAISLILMLGIEQLRSHTKNSFSRTVSGVDLIVGAPTGQLNLLLYSVFHIGNASNHISWDSYQELTHLPQVRWAIPLSLGDSHQGYRVVGTSTGFLDHYRYGNKRPLELSTGQNFIDTFSVILGAEVARELNYQLDDTLTLAHGLVGTRFTEHGENPFIVSGILKPTGTPVDRALYVSLAGLEAVHGADAEHDDLVPNNITAFLLGLNSPIATFQVQRKINEYSKEPLLAILPGIALSELWQISGGIEKVLFFVSAMVVLAALLGLCILLLSTMRERRLEIALLRTVGSGPLFLFLLIQTEAFLVLLLGATIAVSGLIMGGWLVEPILTDKFGIYLDGVVIGEHTIVLLALVLVSTLIVAAIPAISACRQSLGDSDLLH; encoded by the coding sequence GGCCGTATTGTCTGTAGCAATCAGTTTGATTCTAATGTTGGGGATCGAGCAGTTGCGAAGCCATACTAAAAACAGCTTTAGTCGAACTGTGTCAGGGGTAGACCTTATTGTTGGGGCACCTACGGGACAATTGAATCTCTTGTTATACAGCGTATTCCATATTGGGAATGCCAGCAATCATATTTCATGGGATAGCTACCAGGAACTTACTCACTTACCCCAGGTACGTTGGGCGATACCCCTATCCCTGGGGGATTCGCACCAAGGTTACAGGGTGGTGGGAACCTCAACGGGATTTCTCGATCACTATCGGTATGGGAATAAGAGGCCATTGGAGCTATCAACCGGCCAGAATTTTATCGATACTTTTAGTGTCATATTGGGGGCGGAGGTCGCTCGGGAACTCAACTACCAACTTGATGACACTCTCACATTGGCGCACGGTTTGGTTGGAACGCGCTTCACAGAGCATGGTGAAAACCCCTTTATCGTTAGTGGCATACTCAAGCCTACTGGTACACCAGTAGATCGAGCACTCTATGTAAGCTTGGCGGGACTGGAAGCCGTTCATGGTGCTGATGCGGAGCACGATGATCTGGTGCCTAATAACATTACTGCCTTCTTACTCGGGCTTAATTCCCCTATAGCTACATTTCAGGTACAGAGAAAAATAAACGAATATTCGAAGGAGCCGCTGCTGGCAATATTGCCGGGCATTGCACTATCGGAGCTTTGGCAGATATCCGGTGGTATAGAAAAGGTACTATTTTTTGTCTCAGCTATGGTGGTTTTGGCTGCATTACTTGGCTTATGTATCTTACTACTTTCCACGATGCGCGAGCGCAGACTGGAGATAGCACTACTGAGAACTGTAGGTTCTGGCCCTTTGTTTTTATTCCTATTGATCCAGACTGAGGCATTTTTGGTTTTACTTTTAGGTGCGACAATTGCTGTTTCTGGATTGATAATGGGAGGCTGGCTGGTTGAGCCAATTCTGACAGATAAATTTGGAATCTATTTGGACGGCGTTGTTATAGGCGAACATACGATTGTGCTTTTAGCTTTAGTACTGGTAAGCACATTAATTGTGGCTGCTATTCCCGCTATAAGTGCATGCCGCCAGTCTTTGGGGGATAGTGATCTTCTGCATTGA
- a CDS encoding DUF4166 domain-containing protein, whose amino-acid sequence MNILSAHMGSSFNELSPLLQFAHTGMKRYEGSVVVKRGGVIANTICSIFRFPKASSSSQLVVDCGHFSDRMDWVRDFDGFKMSSSFYSEKNYLVERLGPLEMQFTAHNVNGALEYQFSKTKLLGIALPKFLWPKVKAYETESEGQYQFSVSVHMFLVGFILSYAGDLKITEPA is encoded by the coding sequence TTGAACATACTTTCCGCTCATATGGGGTCCTCATTCAATGAATTATCTCCACTGTTGCAATTTGCACACACTGGGATGAAGAGGTATGAGGGTTCTGTTGTCGTCAAACGAGGTGGGGTTATTGCGAATACTATTTGTTCAATATTTAGATTCCCGAAGGCGAGTTCAAGTTCGCAGTTAGTTGTTGATTGTGGACACTTTTCCGATCGGATGGATTGGGTGAGAGATTTCGATGGGTTCAAGATGAGCTCATCATTTTATTCAGAAAAAAATTATCTGGTGGAAAGGCTCGGCCCTTTGGAAATGCAGTTTACCGCTCATAATGTCAACGGAGCACTTGAATATCAGTTTTCGAAAACGAAGCTATTAGGTATAGCTTTGCCAAAATTTCTTTGGCCCAAAGTCAAGGCTTATGAAACAGAGAGTGAAGGGCAGTATCAGTTCAGTGTCAGTGTGCACATGTTTTTAGTGGGGTTCATTTTATCATATGCTGGCGATCTGAAAATTACGGAGCCCGCTTGA
- a CDS encoding isochorismatase family cysteine hydrolase: MSTSDSSDKNGPVEANPYKWPYNGDLRPENTTLVVIDMQVDFCSPGGYVDKMGYDLEAMRKPIEPIQQVLNAMRAENYHIMYTREGHRPDLSDLPPNKRWRSRQIAAGIGDPGPCGRILVRGEPGWDVIPELAPKAGEVIIDKPGKGTFFSTDFGLILKLKGIDNLILVGVTTDVCVHTTMREANDRGFECLLLSDCTGATDIGNHESALKMITMQGGVFGAYTDSQKLLKGLAEASNTR, from the coding sequence ATGAGCACTTCAGATTCATCGGACAAAAATGGCCCTGTCGAGGCCAACCCATACAAGTGGCCATATAATGGGGATCTCAGGCCAGAAAACACCACTCTCGTGGTTATTGACATGCAGGTGGACTTTTGCAGCCCCGGCGGCTATGTCGACAAGATGGGATATGATCTGGAGGCAATGCGCAAGCCCATCGAACCCATCCAGCAAGTATTGAATGCGATGCGGGCAGAAAACTATCACATTATGTACACCCGGGAGGGGCATCGCCCCGACCTTTCTGACCTCCCTCCAAACAAACGCTGGCGCTCACGACAAATTGCTGCGGGTATCGGCGACCCGGGACCATGTGGACGTATTTTAGTCAGAGGGGAACCTGGTTGGGACGTGATCCCTGAACTAGCGCCCAAAGCTGGTGAGGTCATTATTGATAAGCCAGGCAAAGGTACCTTCTTTTCTACAGACTTCGGGCTAATACTCAAGCTTAAAGGGATCGATAACTTGATTCTCGTGGGCGTTACAACCGACGTATGCGTACACACCACCATGAGGGAAGCAAATGATCGAGGATTCGAGTGCCTGCTTCTATCAGACTGCACTGGGGCTACCGACATCGGCAACCATGAGTCGGCTCTCAAGATGATTACTATGCAGGGAGGTGTCTTTGGCGCTTATACAGATAGTCAGAAACTCCTGAAGGGACTAGCGGAAGCCTCTAATACCAGGTAA
- a CDS encoding prohibitin family protein, with protein sequence MENLKKGIFAGVALLIIPIAMGTVFTVDEGHVGIVKRFGKAISQVDPGIHTKVPFMDNVVEIEVRTRKNVETMNAATAEQMPLKAVTAVNWTVTRSAAIDLYKQYGGLEQFEQRILDPRLRSASKAGLAEFKAEQIIQNRNAAIRRIEELLEEETKGLPMELGDVQIESISLPPKYIQSIETKQTELNLAAAEKHKLERQKLEAQREVNTANARRDATKAKADGEAHKIRVEAEAEAFAILEKGEAEAAAIKAKADAIARNHTLVEYIRAQQWNGQMPSTIMGGDQPILWDMGNNSDRRN encoded by the coding sequence GTGGAAAATCTTAAGAAGGGAATTTTCGCTGGTGTTGCATTACTGATTATTCCTATCGCCATGGGGACTGTTTTCACGGTTGACGAGGGGCACGTAGGAATTGTAAAGCGATTTGGTAAGGCAATCTCACAGGTTGATCCTGGAATTCATACGAAAGTCCCATTTATGGACAATGTGGTCGAAATCGAAGTAAGAACCCGGAAAAATGTTGAGACGATGAATGCCGCCACTGCAGAACAAATGCCGTTAAAAGCAGTGACTGCGGTGAACTGGACGGTAACTCGCAGTGCAGCCATTGATTTGTATAAGCAATATGGCGGTTTGGAACAATTTGAACAGCGGATTCTCGATCCCAGGCTGAGAAGCGCCAGTAAAGCTGGTTTGGCTGAATTCAAGGCAGAGCAGATTATCCAGAACCGGAATGCAGCAATTCGACGTATTGAGGAACTCTTGGAGGAGGAAACCAAGGGGTTGCCTATGGAATTGGGAGATGTACAGATTGAGAGCATCAGCTTGCCTCCCAAGTACATCCAATCTATTGAAACCAAGCAGACAGAGTTGAACCTGGCGGCTGCCGAAAAGCACAAATTGGAACGTCAAAAGCTGGAAGCGCAACGTGAGGTGAATACTGCTAATGCGCGCCGTGATGCCACCAAAGCTAAAGCAGATGGTGAAGCCCATAAGATTCGTGTAGAGGCCGAGGCGGAAGCTTTTGCGATTCTGGAGAAAGGGGAAGCGGAAGCCGCAGCGATTAAAGCAAAAGCTGATGCGATTGCCAGAAACCATACCTTGGTTGAATATATCCGCGCG